The stretch of DNA CATCGCCGCCTCCGCGGTGTCGCCCGCGCCCGTCGCGCCGGCCGGCGGCCGGTCCGTGGCCTCGTTGCTGCGCGACCGCTGGCTGGCGCGGGGCTATCTGGCGTGTGTCGTGACCCGGCTGGAGACGGCCGAGGGATCTGTCTTCACGGTGGCTCCCGGCGCTCCCTACACGGTGGGCGAGATCGTGGTGACGGGCGAGGATTTCCCCGGCCGCGACGCCGTGCTGGCCCGTGCCCTGCCCCGCCGCGACGATCCCTTCGGCGCCGAGGCCTGGGCGGCGGCCATCGACCGGCTGCTCGTGATGACGGGCGAGGCGGGATATCCCTTCTCCCGCTGGCTGGTGCGCGACGTGCGCGTGGATTCCGTGCGCGCCGCCGTGGACGTGGGGGCGATCTTGATGACCGGCCCCGTCGCGTACTTCGGTCCCCAGGCCAGCAACCTGCCCGAGGGACGGGGCGAGGACTTCCTCGTGCGCGCCTCGCGCCTGCCGGTCGGGCGGCGCTACCGGGAATCGGACCTGCGGGCGGCACGGGCACGCCTGATGCAACGGGACATCTACGCGGACGTCGGCAGGCCGGTGGTCTTCACCACGGCGGCGCCTGGCACCGTCGGCGTGCATTGGCCGGTGACACCGGTCCCGCGCCCCAACCGGGTTGCGCTCATGCTGGGCCTGAGCCGGACCGGCGCCGACGAGCCGGCGCGGGTCAGCGGGCAGGCGGATCTCCATCTGGCCAATCTGGCGGGATCGGGGCGCCGTCTGGAACTGGCCTGGAGCGACGACGGCCGGGCGCGCTCGCATTTCGGGTTCGGCTGGCTCGAGCCTCTGCTGTGGGGTACGCCGTTCGATGCGACCGTGGACGTGGACCACGAGGTCGCCACCGATGTCTACACCCGTTTCCGGGTCGACAGCCGGCTGAAACTGCCGGTTGCCGGTGCCTGGGAGATCGAGGTGGGTCTGGGCTGGGACCGCAGCACCTTCCCGGTCGGAGCCTGGAGCCGGACGACGCGGTGGCGTACGCGTGGCGCGTTCCTGCACCGCCGACGCGACCGCGGCGCGAACGGCTGGCAGGGCACCTTCGCCATCGAATCCGCACGCCGGGGCGTGGACGCGCGTCCGGTCGACGATCCGAGCGCCGGCGTGACGCCGGGGGAGGAGAGCCAGACCCTGGTGGAAATGCGCCTGTCGGGGGAACGCTGGCTGACCGGCACGCTCAGTCTCGCGGTCGGCGGGATGTTCCAGGAGGTCAACGGGCGGGGCGGCGAGATTCCCCTCGCGGAGCAATACCGGCTGGGCGGGGCGCGCACCCTGCGCGGCTACCTGGAGGACCAGTTCCACGGCGAACGGGTCGCCTCGTCCATGGTGGAACTGCGCATCGGGCGTCCCGGGCGCTCCCGTCTTTACACCTTTTTCGACGTGGGGTACTTTCGCTTCGCGGGCGCCGATCCCGCACGACCCGCGCGCTTGACGTCCGTTTCAGGCTCGCGCCGTGGTTTCGGGCTCGGCATCGAGACCGCCACGCGGGGCGGCGACATATCGTTGGCCATCGGTCTGCCGGGCGCGTTCCAGTTCGACGACGCAAAGCTGCACATCGCGCTGCTGCAGGCCTTCTGACCGGAGCGACCATGGATCTTCGTCGGGCACGCCAGGAAGTCGAACGTCTGCGGACCGAGTTGGCCCGTCACGACGACCTCTACTACCGT from bacterium encodes:
- a CDS encoding BamA/TamA family outer membrane protein, which produces IAASAVSPAPVAPAGGRSVASLLRDRWLARGYLACVVTRLETAEGSVFTVAPGAPYTVGEIVVTGEDFPGRDAVLARALPRRDDPFGAEAWAAAIDRLLVMTGEAGYPFSRWLVRDVRVDSVRAAVDVGAILMTGPVAYFGPQASNLPEGRGEDFLVRASRLPVGRRYRESDLRAARARLMQRDIYADVGRPVVFTTAAPGTVGVHWPVTPVPRPNRVALMLGLSRTGADEPARVSGQADLHLANLAGSGRRLELAWSDDGRARSHFGFGWLEPLLWGTPFDATVDVDHEVATDVYTRFRVDSRLKLPVAGAWEIEVGLGWDRSTFPVGAWSRTTRWRTRGAFLHRRRDRGANGWQGTFAIESARRGVDARPVDDPSAGVTPGEESQTLVEMRLSGERWLTGTLSLAVGGMFQEVNGRGGEIPLAEQYRLGGARTLRGYLEDQFHGERVASSMVELRIGRPGRSRLYTFFDVGYFRFAGADPARPARLTSVSGSRRGFGLGIETATRGGDISLAIGLPGAFQFDDAKLHIALLQAF